The proteins below are encoded in one region of Takifugu rubripes chromosome 1, fTakRub1.2, whole genome shotgun sequence:
- the lyrm1 gene encoding LYR motif containing protein 1 isoform X1, producing the protein MLLTSYFKKRVKTIGAFKRYFLVVPASMRPCRKTSSTCDECVSAGSLQNKPVAPAHFYFLFFVALKMASTRRAVLSLYSRLFRVARTWQAQTGAAGDTETERKYIVQEARTLFRQNQQLTDPESIWKCIKECEARIEIGLHYRNPYPRAVYLPPLGLATQKGRRLRAQQRLRKQAKPIYLQSQDET; encoded by the exons atgcTTTTGACTTCATACTTTAAGAAGCGTGTAAAGACGATAGGTGCATTTAAACGTTACTTCCTGGTCGTTCCTGCTTCCATGCGACCGTGTCGGAAAACGTCATCAACATGCGACGAATGTGTTTCTGCAGGCTCGTTGCAAAATAAACCTGTCGCACCGGCACA tttttattttttattttttgtagcGCTGAAGATGGCTTCGACTCGCAGGGCGGTTTTATCATTATACTCAAGGTTGTTCCGCGTCGCTAGGACCTGGCAGGCAcagactggagctgcaggagataCAGAGACTGAGAGGAAATACATAGTTCAGGAGGCCCGCACATTGTTCAGGCAGAATCAGCAG CTTACAGATCCAGAATCAATATGGAAGTGTATAAAGGAATGTGAAGCAAGGATAGAAATAG gTTTGCATTACAGGAACCCATATCCCAGAGCC GTCTACCTGCCACCGCTCGGACTGGCGACTCAGAAAGGCAGGAGACTGCGAGCGCAGCAGCGTCTGAGGAAACAGGCCAAGCCAATTTACTTACAGTCACAAGACGAAACCTGA
- the lyrm1 gene encoding LYR motif containing protein 1 isoform X2, which produces MASTRRAVLSLYSRLFRVARTWQAQTGAAGDTETERKYIVQEARTLFRQNQQLTDPESIWKCIKECEARIEIGLHYRNPYPRAVYLPPLGLATQKGRRLRAQQRLRKQAKPIYLQSQDET; this is translated from the exons ATGGCTTCGACTCGCAGGGCGGTTTTATCATTATACTCAAGGTTGTTCCGCGTCGCTAGGACCTGGCAGGCAcagactggagctgcaggagataCAGAGACTGAGAGGAAATACATAGTTCAGGAGGCCCGCACATTGTTCAGGCAGAATCAGCAG CTTACAGATCCAGAATCAATATGGAAGTGTATAAAGGAATGTGAAGCAAGGATAGAAATAG gTTTGCATTACAGGAACCCATATCCCAGAGCC GTCTACCTGCCACCGCTCGGACTGGCGACTCAGAAAGGCAGGAGACTGCGAGCGCAGCAGCGTCTGAGGAAACAGGCCAAGCCAATTTACTTACAGTCACAAGACGAAACCTGA
- the dcun1d3 gene encoding DCN1-like protein 3 — translation MGQCVTKCKNPTSSLGSKSGDKDGSSKSQHKKSSGGHKEEPSVLCSKASSELLNGTKAQEVRVETPVISAVMGDPRKDEHLDRDGLSMLRISELFRCYKDEHEDAILEEGMERFCNDLCVDPAEFRVLVLAWKFQAATMCKFTRKEFVDGCKAIQADSLEGIYSRFPCMLVDARGEENFKDLYRFTFQFGLDAEEGQRSLQRDIAIALWRLVFTQDTPAILEHWLDFLVENPSGIRGISRDTWNMFLNFTQTIGPDLSNYSEDEAWPSLFDTFVEWELEHRKKKEEQTQMAKEEEGRSTETECSTTTDRLETEGSRGSQTWGGH, via the exons ATGGGCCAGTGTGTCACCAAGTGTAAGAACCCGACGTCGTCCCTCGGCAGCAAAAGTGGAGACAAGGACGGCAGCTCCAAGTCTCAGCACAAGAAAAGCAGCGGGGGGCACAAAGAAGAGCCCAGCGTCCTGTGTAGCAAAGCCAGCAGCGAGTTGTTGAATGGCACCAAGGCCCAGGAAGTGCGAGTGGAAACCCCAGTCATCTCCGCGGTGATGGGCGACCCGCGGAAAGACGAGCACCTGGACAGAGACGGGCTGTCGATGCTGCGCATCAGCGAGCTGTTCCGCTGCTACAAGGACGAGCACGAAGATGCCATCTTGGAGGAAGGCATGGAGAGGTTCTGCAATGACCTGTGTGTGGACCCGGCAGAGTTCCGCGTCCTTGTCCTCGCCTGGAAGTTTCAAGCGGCGACCATGTGCAAGTTTACGAG GAAGGAGTTTGTCGACGGCTGTAAAGCGATCCAGGCAGACAGCCTCGAGGGGATCTACTCGCGTTTCCCTTGCATGCTAGTGGACGCTCGTGGCGAGGAGAACTTCAAGGATTTGTACCGCTTCACCTTCCAGTTTGGCCTGGATGCGGAGGAAGGGCAGCGCTCGCTGCAGCGTGACATCGCCATTGCTCTGTGGCGTCTGGTTTTCACTCAGGATACACCCGCTATCTTAGAGCACTGGCTGGACTTCCTGGTGGAGAACCCCTCAGGTATTCGGGGCATCTCAAGGGACACGTGGAACATGTTCCTGAACTTCACTCAGACTATTGGGCCTGACCTGAGCAACTATAGCGAGGATGAGGCCTGGCCCAGCCTCTTTGACACCTTTGTGGAGTGGGAGTTGGAGCACcggaaaaaaaaggaggagcagacacagatggcaaaggaggaagaggggaggagtaCCGAGACAGAGTGTTCCACCACCACAGATAGGCTCGAAACAGAGGGAAGCCGAGGCTCACAGACGTGGGGGGGCCACTGA